One window of the Anopheles aquasalis chromosome X, idAnoAquaMG_Q_19, whole genome shotgun sequence genome contains the following:
- the LOC126581613 gene encoding maestro heat-like repeat-containing protein family member 1 has protein sequence MERHEASDKIRPLRPVVIKQDHNLSAIVFSLLDSLNDKDEALRITTETALTRIAARRHDEIVEVFCEHRKKNPKLSEAQTIVILRVLSYIATNLIDSIDQQTASKCIQYSISEITKCSEQSSSVQHPCREILVSVGRQYSKEIMEVFLKHLSQEQVANYMLMDAIGALAMSNMNIVPYIKSILGYILPSLVMIKQDVQRQSYAYAIGRFCEAFLEYQEQQRQNPNEEIPMMTGARYEIHDEVSCIYEHFQSQWLSSREPKVINEVLSAFALMYPLLPVEKISDNLNKTLSSVLALYRKSFDRSAITQYLAAIIKTVLHLNSKLLAGMCDNLIGCLFDLVCVNPDYDKPQTVKGHFEVLRCFDLLAPEYGEKITEILLLHLRNNNERERIKSLLVLTHLTNTSEEVVRGKLPEIVVILKSMLATEKPIKVKIVLLKTVIAFMQKKFVQDREFVTFLIKSSCSQSKRNLDCGTLEEHLEFQRACSDTIHILSSTVGTVDHVLKMELLSCYLRYEFTDICSTTAKCLANLFTKDPDMTVVPDQQLDLTETSLSADYTPPPTPTSVFVRTLALLGSFNDLVRLQNLLSFLKSYAGCLYRQLKPLWNEQITAIQSELNGGCDEARYFELLHDLVRSTIKDIDNHSFVEDTISEMFYQLPLYQPITSTQIVEFQIPPLDQEKRMLVKMMGIFLCHSINEHLIVNKIDLIVGLAKAEKSDKNLRSEEYEYLMRDYADSLGYLSAEHLDKVMVKLMTVIDDSSVKKSNSFFSNLNFIKDSAKEVEMYKMKILSLQALNLIVFRAPNEKITSYFTDSVVSYLIAQFENKQLFVKQLILDTLLALLGIFLAADGEEQMVVLKVKQDLHKICMTITSDSSNEYLPLFPSIIKLSTILVKLNAEENELDVNGLLDSICFYFFSTAQKLKSRLDPNDDDARNVFLARNLNLCLPEVNGFIQQMLQQQNASPACLDDVHSILESWLKNKNTEARICACHVYNSTLAVYMKSMKIGCEGPSKFNQTGSMLGKIIPRCIDSNATVRQTGVEVLTKILEIAHVYETVTVADDRVDWMQELNRIHTEIVTDDPKEIYRIAGELARIVAQCLSSYQYVKFSKCLLGSVADPEQSSVIGASHVLKLFMHVKGADMFHAIPELVKECLYAVKICDVPRARTTILKSILALTKHHPKLVCNEVLGQCLPLEDHVIEFWKTLTMDTNLTGIILDNFINIVTTACLYEQTLRNERIDEKRSVTVQPFTIIVVLGEVFQCEEIRAELQARFAEIFCMLLSTLASYISLQPPHSVISHQSSAPNAAQQKGNRRSKDTLKTLQLNPCQVVLEAFHTFLDTLGMQQISVVLTICPDMAKSSDLNNFIEILAPLGVATANEIGINSTLMKQLVTTMSKYVCSPYDTQRIASTGFYAHLVPLQPSGETASVVMLNLNSSLNDPNPLVRGLSIRGMAYLGSLTKHNIEKYSEVCLTALLKGIDDYNQNCFINIPLDSIRGLSKVLQVIDPEKFEMFQVSLAIRIRPFFENNSTELRESAILLFGDMCGQKIRQISTNVDGSAESMPSPVSESLMEQLKANLCCLLLHLSEQESMIERACKLTLKNVCALLSTSKMRTLAQTHLMEHGQLQYNTFLKDFSKLIGEELQEWIGDFIDACLPLLRSQWPEVRGNAAILIGLLHCHNPNVKCKPMESIGNKIAALLKDECKDVKVSASEALGYIYGGL, from the exons ATGGAAAGACACGAAGCATCAGACAAAATTAGACCATTACGCCCGGTCGTTATCAAACAGGACCACAATCTTTCCG CAATTGTTTTCAGCTTGCTAGACAGCCTGAATGACAAAGACGAGGCACTGCGCATCACTACGGAGACAGCGTTAACGCGGATCGCTGCGAGACGTCACGATGAAATCGTAGAAGTGTTTTGcgagcacagaaaaaaaaatcctaagCTAAGCGAAGCTCAAACGATTGTAATACTAAG GGTTTTATCGTACATCGCCACAAACTTGATCGACAGCATTGATCAGCAAACGGCTTCCAAATGCATTCAGTACAGCATCAGCGAGATAACTAAATGTAGCGAACAGAGTAGCAGCGTGCAGCATCCTTGTCGTGAAATTCTCGTCTCGGTCGGCCGGCAGTACAGTAAGGAGATCATGGAGGTGTTTCTCAAGCACCTGTCCCAGGAGCAAGTGGCTAATTACATGCTAATGGATGCCATTGGCGCACTGGCCATGTCGAACATGAACATCGTACCGTATATCAAGTCGATCCTTGGTTACATACTGCCTTCCCTGGTGATGATTAAGCAGGATGTGCAGCGGCAATCGTACGCCTACGCAATCGGTCGGTTTTGCGAAGCGTTCCTCGAGTATCAGGAACAGCAACGCCAAAATCCAAACGAAGAGATACCGATGATGACGGGTGCCAGGTACGAAATCCACGACGAAGTGTCGTGCATTTACGAGCACTTTCAGTCACAATGGCTCAGCTCGCGCGAACCCAAGGTGATCAACGAAGTGTTGAGCGCGTTTGCGTTGATGTACCCGCTACTGCCAGTGGAGAAGATTAGTgataatttaaacaaaacgcTGTCCAGCGTATTGGCGCTGTACAGGAAGAGCTTCGATCGGAGCGCCATAACGCAGTACCTGGCGGCTATAATTAAAACCGTACTACATTTGAATTcgaagctgctggctggcatgtgCGACAACCTGATCGGCTGTCTGTTTGATCTGGTGTGCGTGAATCCCGATTACGATAAGCCACAGACGGTGAAGGGTCATTTTGAGGTGTTGCGATGCTTCGATTTGCTCGCGCCGGAATACGGCGAAAAGATCACGGAGATACTGCTCCTTCACCTGCGGAACAACAACGAGCGCGAACGAATTAAATCTCTCTTGGTATTGACGCACTTAACGAACACCTCCGAAGAGGTGGTACGGGGTAAACTGCCGGAGATTGTCGTCATTTTGAAGAGTATGCTTGCGACAGAAAAACCGATTAAGGTGAAGATCGTACTACTGAAGACGGTGATTGCCTTCATGCAGAAAAAGTTCGTGCAGGATCGGGAGTTTGTGACGTTTCTCATCAAAAGCAGCTGTTCGCAGAGCAAACGAAACTTGGACTGCGGCACGCTAGAGGAGCATTTGGAATTTCAGCGAGCCTGCAGTGATACGATACACATCCTATCGTCGACGGTTGGTACCGTCGATCATGTGCTTAAAATGGAACTATTAAGCTGTTATCTGCGCTACGAGTTTACCGATATATGCAGCACTACCGCCAAATGTCTCGCGAATCTATTTACCAAAGATCCGGATATGACTGTGGTACCCGATCAACAGCTAGATCTAACGGAAACGTCTCTAAGCGCAGATTACACCCccccaccaacgccaacgtcTGTGTTCGTACGCACGTTGGCATTGCTTGGCAGCTTCAACGATCTCGTTCGACTTCAAAATCTCCTGAGTTTCTTGAAGAGCTACGCCGGTTGCCTGTATCGTCAGCTGAAGCCGCTATGGAACGAGCAAATAACCGCAATTCAGTCTGAACTCAACGGGGGATGTGATGAGGCGCGATATTTTGAACTGTTGCACGATTTAGTGCGCTCGACGATAAAAGACATCGATAACCACTCGTTTGTTGAGGATACAATATCCGAAATGTTCTATCAGCTACCGCTCTATCAACCCATTACTTCTACACAAATAGTAGAATTTCAAATACCCCCACTCGACCAGGAAAAGCGCATGCTGGTCAAGATGATGGGAATTTTTCTGTGCCACTCCATCAACGAACATTTAATAGTCAACAAAATTGATCTGATAGTAGGATTAGCGAAGGCGGAAAAAAGTGACAAAAATCTCCGAAGCGAAGAGTACGAGTACCTAATGCGCGACTATGCTGATTCCCTTGGGTATCTATCGGCGGAGCATTTAGATAAAGTGATGGTCAAACTGATGACGGTGATCGATGATAGTTCGGTGAAAAAATCCAACAGCTTTTTTTCGAACCTGAACTTTATCAAAGACAGTGCCAAAGAAGTTGAAATGTACAAGATGAAAATATTGAGCCTTCAGGCCCTTAACCTAATCGTGTTTCGAGCTCCGAACGAAAAAATTACATCATACTTCACGGACAGCGTGGTGAGCTATCTAATAGCTCAGTTCGAAAACAAGCAACTGTTCGTTAAGCAACTGATTCTGGACACGCTGCTAGCTCTGCTAGGCATATTTTTGGCTGCCGACGGTGAGGAGCAGATGGTAGTTTTAAAAGTCAAGCaggatttgcataaaatatgcatgACCATTACATCCGATTCATCCAATGAGTACTTACCGTTGTTTCCATCGATCATCAAACTGTCAACTATCCTCGTGAAACTGAATGCCGAAGAGAACGAGCTTGATGTGAATGGGCTGCTggattcgatttgtttttacttcttttccaCTGCCCAGAAGCTAAAATCGCGCCTCGAtcccaacgatgatgacgcgcGAAACGTTTTTTTGGCGCGGAACTTGAACCTTTGTCTGCCGGAGGTGAACGGATTCATTCAGcaaatgctgcagcagcagaatgcctCACCAGCCTGCCTGGACGATGTGCATTCGATTCTGGAGAGCTGGCTCAAGAATAAGAATACCGAGGCACGCATTTGCGCCTGCCACGTGTACAATAGCACGCTTGCAGTGTAtatgaaatcgatgaaaataGGCTGCGAGGGTCCGTCGAAGTTCAACCAAACCGGCAGCATGTTGGGCAAAATTATACCGCGCTGTATTGACTCGAACGCTACGGTACGACAGACTGGCGTTGAAGTGTTGACAAAGATTCTAGAAATTGCCCACGTATACGAAACGGTGACAGTCGCTGATGATCGAGTAGACTGGATGCAAGAGTTAAATCGCATACACACCGAGATTGTAACAGATGATCCCAAAGAAATTTATCGTATTGCGGGAGAGCTAGCGCGAATAGTCGCGCAATGTTTGTCTAGCTACCAGTACGTCAAGTTCAGCAAATGTCTTCTGGGAAGCGTGGCTGATCCGGAGCAAAGCTCTGTCATCGGTGCCTCACACGTGCTGAAGCTGTTTATGCATGTAAAGGGTGCAGATATGTTCCATGCTATACCCGAGCTGGTAAAGGAATGTCTATAT gCTGTAAAAATATGTGATGTACCACGGGCTAGAACTACCATATTGAAATCTATCCTTGCCTTAACGAAACACCATCCCAAGCTGGTGTGCAATGAAGTACTTGGCCAGTGCTTACCGCTTGAAGA TCATGTTATCGAATTCTGGAAAACGTTGACGATGGACACAAATCTGACGGGTATTATTTTAGATAACTTCATTAACATCGTCACAACGGCCTGTCTTTACGAGCAAACTTTACGAAATGAACGCATAGATGAGAAACGGTCTGTCACAGTGCAaccattcaccatcatcgttgtgCTAGGCGAAGTGTTTCAATGCGAAGAAATCCGAGCCGAATTGCAGGCGAGGTTTGCGGAAATATTCTGCATGCTGCTTTCTACGCTGGCTTCATACATCTCATTGCAGCCACCACACAGTGTAATCTCGCATCAAAGCAGCGCCCCGAACGCTGCACAGCAGAAAGGAAATCGGCGCTCAAAAGACACACTGAAAACGCTACAGCTGAACCCGTGTCAGGTGGTTTTGGAGGCGTTTCATACGTTTCTCGACACACTGGGTATGCAGCAGATATCCGTTGTACTTACCATCTGCCCGGATATGGCTAAAAGTAGTGATCtgaataatttcatcgaaatCTTGGCACCGCTTGGCGTAGCTACAGCCAACGAGATTGGCATCAATTCGACACTTATGAAGCAGCTGGTTACCACAATGAGCAAGTACGTGTGCAGTCCTTACGATACTCAGCGGATCGCCTCAACCGGTTTCTATGCGCATCTGGTACCCTTGCAGCCCAGCGGTGAAACTGCATCTGTGGTAATGCTTAATCTTAACTCGTCACTGAACGATCCGAATCCTTTGGTGCGTGGACTTAGCATCCGGGGCATGGCATACCTGGGCAGTCTCACTAAGCATAACATCGAAAAGTATTCGGAGGTGTGTCTCACTGCGCTGCTGAAGGGTATCGATGACTACAATCAGAATTGCTTCATCAATATTCCGCTGGACAGTATACGCGGCTTGTCGAAGGTACTACAAGTGATAGATCCGGAAAAGTTTGAAATGTTTCAAGTCTCACTGGCCATACGCATTAGGCCGTTCTTTGAAAACAACTCAACGGAACTACGGGAATCGGCGATTCTGCTGTTCGGGGATATGTGCGGCCAAAAAATTAGGCAAATATCTACTAACGTCGATGGAAGTGCAGAATCAATGCCATCACCGGTGTCGGAGTCGCTAATGGAACAATTAAAGGCGAACCTGTGCTGCCTATTGTTGCACCTGAGTGAGCAAGAAAGTATGATTGAACGTGCGTGTAAGCTTACGTTGAAAAATGTCTGCGCCCtcctcagcaccagcaagatGCGAACGCTTGCCCAAACACATCTGATGGAGCATGGCCAGCTGCAATATAATACATTTTTAAAGGATTTTTCCAAATTGATT GGAGAAGAATTGCAGGAATGGATCGGCGACTTCATCGATGCTTGCCTGCCGCTACTGCGCAGTCAATGGCCAGAAGTGCGGGGTAACGCCGCAATACTTATAG gattACTACACTGTCACAATCCAAACGTGAAGTGTAAGCCGATGGAATCGATTGGTAACAAGATCGCCGCGCTGCTGAAGGACGAATGTAAGGATGTGAAAGTAAGTGCTTCCGAAGCTTTGGGGTATATTTACGGTGGATTATAG